The genomic window CTCGGTACGTTCTTGATTTGTTAAGTAACTTTTACTTCCTTTGTATCCTTATTTTAAACCATTTATACCCCCAAAATTAAAAGCATTAACCCATTTACTAATAAATCCTAGTGACACAGATAAAATTTCTGAGACTCTTTCATAACGATAGCCTTCTAGCACTAACTTTACCGCTAAAGCTCTTTGAGTCTCTCTCCCGTTTGATGAATTTTCAAGAAACTCTTTAATTAGCTCAATTTTCTCCTTATTGTCTGTTATCATGAGTTTGTTTCTTTTTGAAATTACTCTTTTAATTTTACCTAAACAGAGCTTTTTTTATTCACGACTCATTTAGAAACGCTATAAATGCTGTTATTCATAACTTATCTGAAAACAAACAGCAAGAACTCCTAAACTTTGCTCGCTTTCTTCATCAAGTTTCCTAGAAATCTCTACATAATGTTATCCTAAACGGCGTACCAGTCCCGTAAACCCTGCTACTCCTAAAGAAGTTAAAACCCATCCCATAAAAATATGAAACCAGAAATAACAGCGTAATAGACTGCCTATGTTAGCATTTTTCCAAGTAATTTTATTGCTGTAATTTAAAGGAATTTCAAGATCAGTCGTTATATTAGCATTAGGAAGCCAATAAGATTCTTGATAAAAATCTATAATTGGAACAAAAGAATCGACAGAGTACATTAAAGCATTAAATTTAGGATAATTAGGATCTATAATTTTTTGAGTAGAAGACGGGTTAACTAAAGCAATAATACGAGAAGGGGACATTAAGTTTTGCGATTCTCCCCAGAAAAAAATCCCCCATCCTATACCAATAAAGAATAAAACAAAAACTAAAATCTTTTGTGTTCGATATCCATGATCAATAGTGAAACCAAGAATAAAATTCCAACCCCAACTAAACCCCTTTAACTCACCATAACGACGGCGATCATTTTGTTTAGCAATTAATATTTCTGTTGCGGCTTCTTCATGTCCACTCATGCGAAGAACTTTCGCTAACTGTTCGTAGGTTTGAGGGGAAAAGTTGTCTTCGAGATTTTGAAGACGTATCCATTTTAGTCGTGACTGACTATCAACTGAAGAATCATTATCAATTGAATTATAAACTAATCCTTCAAGATATAGCTTATTTTTTTCAGGCCAACTATCTTCTTGAGCTAAAAGACAATTGATCTTTGCAAAGCTTAAAAAAAGTGTCATTTCTTGAGAGTTTTTGACTTTGAATAAGATAAAAGTTCTTCCAATGGTAGCAGCACTAAAAACAACTTTTCCCTTAGCTTGAAAACCATTGTTTAATAAAACATTACCTTTAATTTCAGCATTATCAGCTATGAGAGCATTTTGATTTGAAGCAATATAACAAGCTGAAAAATAAAGGAGTTTTACCTTGGCATATAGAAGTCTGATACCTTCTGAAAAATAACAACTATAAAAAGTAAGAGGAACATCAAGATCAATAAAATCTAAATCAAGACAACCTTCAATTTTTGCACCACTAATACTAATTCCTCGATGAGTTAAATATGAAATTGCTTCTTTATCTGTACAAAGCCAAATAAGAATATTAATCTTAGGACTTCTACTTTTATCCCAAGTATTTCCTTTTTCTGAATCATTTTCTGTTTCATCAGTAGAACGATAATCAGCTTCTTTCCCTTCTGCAACACTTGTTAATAGTTTCTTTTCTGTCTCAGATAAGTCAAACCCTTTTTCTTTAGCGAAATCTTCAGCTAATTTGATTAATTGTTCTGCTTTAGTAGCCATTTCTTTGCATTGTTAGACACTGTTTATATTGTAGTTTTAACAAAAATGGTGGGTTACGACGGATTCTTATATTCCTGTGATAACCTAAATTATAGCCGTCTAACCCACCCTACAGTATTAGAGAACACGCTTCAAATTAAGAATAAACCCAGGTAAAACTGTTCTTCTGTGACGTTAAGAGCGATCGCATTGGGGAGTTGAAGGGATAAGATTTCTAAAGAGGTTGAAGGGGACATCATCGACGACTTTATAGAATTTAACTCTATCCTACCTTTTAGTACAAACTCCGAACTCCTAACTCTTAACCCCTTTAATCTTGGTGAAAAAAGCGCAAATCAGATATTCTAAGTAACAATGATCTGAATGTATCGGTGAATTCATCAGCCATGCTGTCACGCCAAAATGAGGAGAAGTTATGAGTAAAATTTATGTCCTACTCTTTAACGCCCGCACCGAAAATGAAGGCATTCATACCGTGCAAATGGGCGATCGCAATAAAATCTTGATGTTTGAGTCAGAAGACGATGCTACCCGTTACGCCTTACTACTCGAAGCGCAAGACTTCCCCACCCCTACCGTCGAACCCTTTGACTCGGACGAAATTGAAGAATTTTGTCGTCAAGCGGACTATGATTGGGAATTGATCGGCGAGGGAGAGTTAGCCATTCCTCCAGAACAAAACGTCGAAGAAATTACCTGGGGAGAAGAAGAAGAGGAAGCCCAAAAATCGACAGAACCCGAAACACCATCCTCAGAAATGTCCTCAGAAGAATTAGAACGA from Crocosphaera subtropica ATCC 51142 includes these protein-coding regions:
- a CDS encoding DUF3110 domain-containing protein, which produces MSKIYVLLFNARTENEGIHTVQMGDRNKILMFESEDDATRYALLLEAQDFPTPTVEPFDSDEIEEFCRQADYDWELIGEGELAIPPEQNVEEITWGEEEEEAQKSTEPETPSSEMSSEELERIRRKLEGLL